The Deinococcus sp. KNUC1210 nucleotide sequence GCCTGCTGAATGTGACCTTCGGGAATCTGGCCGAACTGATCATCGCCATTTTCGTGCTGCTGGGCGGCAATACCGCAGTGGTCAAGGCGCAGATCACCGGGAGCATCATCGGGAATGCGCTGCTGGGGCTGGGCCTCGCCATCCTGATCGGCAGTTTTGGACGTGCCCGCCAGAAGTTCAGCGGAGCGAATGCCGGGCAGCTCAATTCGATGCTGTTTCTGGTGGTGGTGGCGCTGCTGCTGCCCGCGCTGTTCGACTACACCGAGCGGCTGCCCGGTTTCGCGGCGGCGAGCGAGGCGGCCAGAAACAACCTCGACGAGTATCTGAGCCTGGGTGTCGCGGTGGTGCTGATCGCGGTCTACGCGCTGAATCTGGTGTACACCCTGGTCACGCACAAAGACGTGTTCGCCTCGGAGGAAGGCGAGGAGGAGCATACCGGGCCGCTGTGGCCCGTCTGGAAGGCGGCGGCTGTGCTGGTGGGAGCGACGGCTCTGATCGCGCTCGAATCCGAGATGCTGTCGGGAGCGCTGGAGGCGACGAGCACCACGCTGGGCCTCAGTCCGTTCTTTCTGGGCATCATCGTGCTGGCGGTGGTGGGCAACTTCGCCGAGTACATCGCGGGCAGTTACTTTGCGCGGCAGGGAAAGATCGGACTGGCGATCAACATCGCGGTGGGCGCGACCATTCAGGTGGCTCTGTTCACTGCGCCGCTGCTGGTGCTCATCTCGTATGCCATCGGCAAGCCCATGAATCTGGTGTTCTCCAGCCCGCTGGAACTGGTCGCCATCGTCGCTGTCGCGCTGATCGTCACCACCGTGACCAAAGACGGCGAGGCCACCTGGTTCGAGGGCGTGCTGCTGATCACCGTGTACCTGCTGCTGGGACTGGCGTTCTACTTCGTCACCCCGAAGGCCGAGAGTGCGCTGCCTACTCCTGTGAACTCAGGTGCTGTTGCAGGGCTTCCTTTTCCTGCGCGATTCGGGCCAGCGCCTTTCGCAGAATCCTGATCTGTCCCCGGTGGCTCACCTCGTCTTCCATCACATGGAACCATGCCCAGTGCTGGTTCATATCTTCGAAGCCCGGTGCAGCGATGCGCGACGCCAGCCACGCATCGTCGCGTTTTGCCAGTTCGTGCAGGGTGGCGGCGCGGCTCTGCTCCAGTTCACTCAGCAGGCTTTCCAGCGGGCGATCAAACACCCGCCCTCCTTCCTCTCCGAAGGTCATGGCTCCTCTGTAGGGCGCATATTCGGGCATGTCGAAAGGGTCGCCGCCCTGAAAGCAGACCGCGTGATACAGCCGGTCTGTGGCAGCGATATGCGCCAGCAACATCCCGACGGAGTTGGAAAATCCGTCGGGAATGGCGTCCAGCTCGACTTTTGTCATGCCCTTCACGGCCTGCACGGTGGTCATGCGGGCGTAGTTCATCATCTCGACCAGTGCGCCGATGCTGGGCGTGTACTCCGGCTGGGGTTCGATACGGCACCAGCGAGACGGGTCGGCGGCGTGTTGGGGGTCGGTCATGCTGTCAGGATAGCGGTGCGGCGGGAGAGGGAGGACAGAGCAACGATCTCCTCAGTATTTGTAGAAGCCCTCGCCGCTCTTGCGTCCCAGCAGCCCCGCCTGCACCATCTTCCGCAGCAGCGGACTGGGGCGGTATTTGTCGTCGCCCAGCCCTCTGTGCAGCACCTCCATGATGCTCAGGCAGGTGTCGAGCCCGATGAAATCCGCGAGCGTCAGCGGCCCCATCGGGTGATTCATGCCCAGCTTCATGATGCCGTCGATGGCCTCCTTGTCGGCCACGCCTTCCATCACGCACTGAATCGCCTCGTTCAGCATCGGCATCAGAATGCGGTTGGACACGAAGCCGGGGAAGTCGTTGCAGGTCAGCGGTGTCTTGCCCATCTTCTGCGCCACGTCCAGCACCGTCTGCGCCGTTTCGTCGCTGGTTTTGTGGCCCCGGATCACCTCGACGAGTTGCATGATCGGCACCGGGTTCATGAAGTGCATGCCGATGAAGCGGTCGGCCCGCCCCGACGCACTGGCGAGCGCGGTGATCGGGATACTGCTGGTGTTGCTCGCCAGGATGCCGCCCGGTTTGACGATCTCGCCCAGCGTGCGGAACAGTTCGGCCTTGATGCCCTCGTTTTCGACAATCGCTTCCACCACCAGATCGGCATGGGCCAGCGCATGCAGATCGGTGGTAAACGACAGGCGGGCCAGGATGTCGGCGGGCGTTTCTGGGAGCTTGCCCTTTTCGTGCAGGCGGGCGAGGCTCTTTTCGATGCTGGCCTCTCCCTTCGCCAGAAATTCATTGTTTACATCCTGCACCATCACGCTGAAGCCGGACTGCGCTGCAACCTGAGCGATTCCAGCCCCCATCTGCCCCGCACCGATCACGGCGATATTCATAGTTGCTTTTCCCCTCTGGCTGTCTTGATTCTGGAAACGATGTCTTGCACACCCAGGAGCATCTTCATGCCGCGCTCTCCCTGAGAGCTGTACATGTGAAGGGTCACCTCAATGCCTGTCAAAAACTCCTCGCACTCATCGGCGGAGAGTAGCTGCAAATCTATCTCCCCGTGTTTAATCGCCTCTGCCAGCTTATTTTTAAAGGACAGATCTGTCGTGACTTCTTGAGTGCGAGTGCAAAAATGACGTAGCAGGTGATTTGAAACGCAGTCCTCTTCCAAAAGATTATAAATAATCTTCGGCACTTCACTCCACCAGCGGCACACCGTCTATCTCAATCCCACGCCCGCGCTTCACTGGCGTAAAGGCGGTATAGCCGTACTCCGAGCAGCCTTCCAGGACAAAGGGGTCCTGTGCAAACACGGCTTCCAGCTCTGCCTGCGTGTCGGCCTTTGCCAGAATGACGCCGCCGCTGCTGTCGGCCTTGCGCCCCGAGACCAGAAACAGGCCACTGCGGTAGTGCTGGTCGAGCCATTCGCGGTGGCGCGGCGTGACGGCGGCGATCTCGTCGGCACTCTTCAGGTATCGGCTGACGATCATAAACAGGGTGGGGGCGCTCATGGCTTCAGCTTACCCGCCGCACAGCCATCGCAAGGCCGTTGCCGCCGCCCATGCACAGGGTTGCCACGCCGATCTCTCTGTCCTGCTGCTTCAGCGCACTCAGCAGCGTTACCAGAATTCGTGCGCCGCTTGCCCCGATGGGGTGCCCCAGTGCCACCGCGCCGCCGTTCACGTTGACGCGCCCGGCATCCAGACTCAGTTCGCGCATGACCGCCAGACTCTGCACGCTGAAAGCCTCGTTCAGCTCCCACAGGTCCACGTCGTTCGTCGTCCAGCCCAGCTTTTGCAGCAGCTTCTGAGTGGCGGGAACGGGCGTCATCATCACCCATTCCGGGTCGAGGCCGCCGGTCGCGTAGTCCACGATCTCGGCCAGAGGCGTGAGGCCCTGTGCGTGCGCTGCCTCCTCGCTCATGATCAGCAGGCTGGCGGCTCCGTCGTTCAGGCCAGGTGCATTCCCCGCCGTGACGCTGCCGCCCGGCTTGAAAGCGGGTTTCAGCCTGCCCAGGCTCTCGGCTGTCGTTTCGGGGCGTGGGGCCTCGTCGCTGGAAATCACCGTGTCGCCCTTCTTGCCCTTCACCGTCACCGGCACGATCTCGTCGGCAAAGCGGCCCGCCTCCATCGCCGCCGCCGCCTTGGACTGGCTGTGCAGCGCGTAGGCGTCCTGTTCCTCACGAGAAATGGCGTACCGGTCGGCCACCCGCTCTCCGGTCATGCCCATGCCCTCATCGCTGATGCTGCACCACAGGCCGTCCTGGGTGTTGGCGTCGATCACCTGCCCGTTGCCTGCCCGCAGCCCTTTTCTGGCTCCTGGCAGCAGGTACGGCGCGTTGCTCATGCTTTCCATGCCGCCTGCCAGCACCGCGCTCTGATCGCCAGCACGAATGCTCTGGGCCGCCAGAATGACCGCCTTCAGGCCGCTGCCGCAGACCTTGTTGATGGTCAAGGCTCCAGCCGCGCTGGAAATCCCCGCCCGGATGGCGGCCTGCCGCGCCGGGTTCTGCCCGCTGCCTGCCTGCACCACCTGTCCCATGATGACTTCTTCGATGGAATCGGCGTTCAGGCCGCTGCGCCTCAGGGTTTCGCGCAGGGTGATGCTGCCCAGTTCCACCGCCGACACATCCGAAAGTGCGCCCAGAAACCGTCCGACAGGTGTACGCGACGCCGCCACAATGACTGCTTTTGACATGCCGTCAGTCTAGCGCAGAGGCTAACGGTCGTTTGGTCCATGGCGCTACGGGCAGGCGTCACTGCCTCAGTTTCAGCAGGCTTCATCTGGCGTTTCGTCCAATGGAAGCAGGCGGCCAGAGCATCAATGCTGGCCGCCTGCTTCCGTTGGACTCCCGGTTTCCGGAACGCCCTCAGTTTTTAGTTCGCCTGATTTCTGCCTGTTCAAGAATGCGTTCGATACGCTTGTCGGGAATCAACCACATCAGGGCCACACCGATCAGCATGACGCCCGAGAGAATCACGCCCGCCTGTCCGAAGAAGGGAGACACGGTGGCGATCACGTAGGCCGCCACCGACAGAATGCCTTTTCGGTCGCTCGCGCCGCCTGTCGCCTGTTCGAGCAGATTGTTCTGGGGGTCGGCGCGCACAATCGCCACCACCAGCAGCGTATAGGCAGCGCCGCACATCAGGGCCACGAAGCCGTAACTGGTCATCGGATTGGCCGCAAAATGGCTCTCGCCTGCCCACCCCGAAACGAAGGGAAACAGCGACAGCCAGAACAGCAGATGCAGGTTGGCCCAGAGGATGGTGCCGTTGACTCTCCTGACGGTATGCATCATGTGATGATGATTGTTCCAGTAGATGCCGACATAGATGAAGCTGATGGCGTAGGCGAGAAATTTGGGCCACAGCGTCCTGAGATCGCTCCATTCATGGCCCTCCGGAATCTTGAGTTCCAGCACCATGATCGTAATGATGATGGCAAGTACGCCGTCCGAAAAAGCTTCCAGTCTGGATTTATTCATCGGTCTTTGCTTCCTTTGAGTGAGATATTGAAACGCTGCATTGAGTTCAAAGAATGGAATCGGGAGAATAAAATCTGGAACGAGGTCGGTGATCGGTCACATCAGTCAACGGGATATCAATAGTGATATCAATAAAAACAGTCAGCCCTGAACTACAGACTGACTGTCACATTCCACCCTGGTTTAAGCTGCGCCGACCTTTTTGGCGATGATGCCTTCGATGTAGGCCACCACGCTCTTGAGAGGCACGCGGGTCAGCACGTCTTCCAGAAAGGCCGTGACGAGCATCTTTTCGGCCTGTTCACGGCTGATGCCGCGTGAACGCAGGAAGAACAGCTGCTCCTGATCGACCGGCCCGGTGGTGCTGCCGTGCGAGCAGCGCACATCGTTGGCATTGATCTCCAGCTGCGGCACCGAGAAGTTGTGCGCCTCGCTGCTGAGCATCAGGGTACGGTGCTTCTGGTAGGCGTCGGTTTTCTGGGCATTCAGATCGACCTTGATCATGCCGGAGAAGACCCCCACGCTCTGGTCGTCGCTGACGCCCTTGTACAGCAGGTCGCTGTGGGCGTTGGCGGCGGCGTGGTGTTGCAGGGTGTAGTGGTCGAAGTGCTGGTCTTCGTTGGCGAAATACAGCGCCAGCATCTCGGAATCGCTGCCCTGGCCGCGCAGATAGCTCTGCATCTCGGTGCGCGAAAGCGTGCTGCCCATCGTCACAACGAGGCTGTTCAGGGTGGCGTCCTTGCCCACGTCGCCGCGCTGCCGCTGGATGTGCGTCACGCCCTTGCCCCAGTTCTGAATGGACACGTAGCGTAGGCGTGCGCCGTCCTTCACGACCAGTTCCACCGCGCCGATGGCGTAGGTGCCCGGCAGGTCTTCGCTGTCCTGTTCGTCGATAAAGGTCACGCTGCTGTTGGCTTCGGCCACGACCAGGGTACGGGTGGCGGTGTAGGTTCCGGCCTCGCTCATCACGCGGAAGGAGCCAAGTGGCAACTCGACTTCCACGCCACGCGGCACGTATACGAACGCGCCGTTGGTCCACAGCGCCGCCGCCAGCGCACTGAATTTGCCCTCGCTGGGGTCAGGCGATTTGCTGGGCGTGGTGCCGGGCGCGGCAATGGTGGTGTCGTCGGGCACCTCGGCAGGAACCACCGAATACAGGTACTGCTGCACCTTGTCGGGGTACTGCTCCAGGGCGGTCTTCAGGTCGGTGAAGATCACGCCTTTGGCGCTCAG carries:
- the cax gene encoding calcium/proton exchanger, whose protein sequence is MLMNVLLAFLPISLLLEYVFHSPPLWVFATATIAIIPLADWLRKATEQVAARAGQTIGGLLNVTFGNLAELIIAIFVLLGGNTAVVKAQITGSIIGNALLGLGLAILIGSFGRARQKFSGANAGQLNSMLFLVVVALLLPALFDYTERLPGFAAASEAARNNLDEYLSLGVAVVLIAVYALNLVYTLVTHKDVFASEEGEEEHTGPLWPVWKAAAVLVGATALIALESEMLSGALEATSTTLGLSPFFLGIIVLAVVGNFAEYIAGSYFARQGKIGLAINIAVGATIQVALFTAPLLVLISYAIGKPMNLVFSSPLELVAIVAVALIVTTVTKDGEATWFEGVLLITVYLLLGLAFYFVTPKAESALPTPVNSGAVAGLPFPARFGPAPFAES
- a CDS encoding DinB family protein produces the protein MTDPQHAADPSRWCRIEPQPEYTPSIGALVEMMNYARMTTVQAVKGMTKVELDAIPDGFSNSVGMLLAHIAATDRLYHAVCFQGGDPFDMPEYAPYRGAMTFGEEGGRVFDRPLESLLSELEQSRAATLHELAKRDDAWLASRIAAPGFEDMNQHWAWFHVMEDEVSHRGQIRILRKALARIAQEKEALQQHLSSQE
- a CDS encoding 3-hydroxyacyl-CoA dehydrogenase family protein, with the translated sequence MNIAVIGAGQMGAGIAQVAAQSGFSVMVQDVNNEFLAKGEASIEKSLARLHEKGKLPETPADILARLSFTTDLHALAHADLVVEAIVENEGIKAELFRTLGEIVKPGGILASNTSSIPITALASASGRADRFIGMHFMNPVPIMQLVEVIRGHKTSDETAQTVLDVAQKMGKTPLTCNDFPGFVSNRILMPMLNEAIQCVMEGVADKEAIDGIMKLGMNHPMGPLTLADFIGLDTCLSIMEVLHRGLGDDKYRPSPLLRKMVQAGLLGRKSGEGFYKY
- a CDS encoding YciI family protein, which produces MSAPTLFMIVSRYLKSADEIAAVTPRHREWLDQHYRSGLFLVSGRKADSSGGVILAKADTQAELEAVFAQDPFVLEGCSEYGYTAFTPVKRGRGIEIDGVPLVE
- a CDS encoding acetyl-CoA C-acetyltransferase; translated protein: MSKAVIVAASRTPVGRFLGALSDVSAVELGSITLRETLRRSGLNADSIEEVIMGQVVQAGSGQNPARQAAIRAGISSAAGALTINKVCGSGLKAVILAAQSIRAGDQSAVLAGGMESMSNAPYLLPGARKGLRAGNGQVIDANTQDGLWCSISDEGMGMTGERVADRYAISREEQDAYALHSQSKAAAAMEAGRFADEIVPVTVKGKKGDTVISSDEAPRPETTAESLGRLKPAFKPGGSVTAGNAPGLNDGAASLLIMSEEAAHAQGLTPLAEIVDYATGGLDPEWVMMTPVPATQKLLQKLGWTTNDVDLWELNEAFSVQSLAVMRELSLDAGRVNVNGGAVALGHPIGASGARILVTLLSALKQQDREIGVATLCMGGGNGLAMAVRRVS
- a CDS encoding TMEM175 family protein, translated to MNKSRLEAFSDGVLAIIITIMVLELKIPEGHEWSDLRTLWPKFLAYAISFIYVGIYWNNHHHMMHTVRRVNGTILWANLHLLFWLSLFPFVSGWAGESHFAANPMTSYGFVALMCGAAYTLLVVAIVRADPQNNLLEQATGGASDRKGILSVAAYVIATVSPFFGQAGVILSGVMLIGVALMWLIPDKRIERILEQAEIRRTKN
- the sufD gene encoding Fe-S cluster assembly protein SufD codes for the protein MTQTPFTTELLAAGGPDWLTTKRRESLELFNTLEVPHEGVEAWKYTQVEIDFSKLHPHGKRETVTDVSALPQSVQERLTGTDVGAFLVLDGPDVVYRTELPAELSAKGVIFTDLKTALEQYPDKVQQYLYSVVPAEVPDDTTIAAPGTTPSKSPDPSEGKFSALAAALWTNGAFVYVPRGVEVELPLGSFRVMSEAGTYTATRTLVVAEANSSVTFIDEQDSEDLPGTYAIGAVELVVKDGARLRYVSIQNWGKGVTHIQRQRGDVGKDATLNSLVVTMGSTLSRTEMQSYLRGQGSDSEMLALYFANEDQHFDHYTLQHHAAANAHSDLLYKGVSDDQSVGVFSGMIKVDLNAQKTDAYQKHRTLMLSSEAHNFSVPQLEINANDVRCSHGSTTGPVDQEQLFFLRSRGISREQAEKMLVTAFLEDVLTRVPLKSVVAYIEGIIAKKVGAA